Proteins encoded together in one Ipomoea triloba cultivar NCNSP0323 chromosome 4, ASM357664v1 window:
- the LOC116016510 gene encoding extended synaptotagmin-1-like, which produces MMQSGCSSKGGCDFSRNFLVFSPLCPCRGKVALVPGRIWNPNRGKKWVFLRACVNSGGDHHNFSLELSGSARNGARNIVIKRFADEFDASSVTTSGGSSNFASFQEDPIVDKLRTQLGVIHPMPSPPINRNILGLFAFFFFVGVVFDKVWTSRKKNSNGKLDKTVAWPQVPTNLSSFLEKDLQRKESVEWVNMVLGKLWKVYRAGIENWIIGLLQPVIDDLKKPDYVEKVEIKQFSLGEEPLSVRSVERRTSRRANDLQYQIGLRYTGGARMLLMLSLKFGIIPVVVPVGVRNFDIDGELWVKLRLIPTEPWVGAVSWAFVSLPKIKLDLSPFRLFNLMAIPVLSMFLRKLLTEDLPRLFVRPKKIVLDFQKVKAVGPVTNDSNEPNESKSAEVQEGNRDFVGELSLTIVDAQKLSYIIYGKTDPYVILRLGDQVIRSKRNSQTTVIGPPGEPIWNQDFHMLVADPSRQKLYVEVKDSLGFADVTVGRGEVNLGSLKDTVPMDVVVGLGGWGLFSPRPAGEILLRLTYKAYVDDEDDEKTVVRSLDGDVSDDELSDSEQLDTNVSEQIRAKSYSELDKESFMDVLAALIVSEEFLGIVSSETANGKYVDDVKSAVPASPLRSPPARPPPQSPESGTESFRGSALVWLAIVTSISVLISLNIGGSGFFNP; this is translated from the exons ATGATGCAGTCGGGGTGTTCGTCGAAAGGCGGCTGCGATTTTTCGAGGAATTTCTTGGTTTTTTCGCCTCTTTGCCCATGTAGGGGGAAAGTGGCGCTGGTTCCGGGGCGGATATGGAATCCGAATCGGGGGAAGAAATGGGTGTTCCTTCGGGCTTGCGTTAATAGCGGCGGCGACCACCACAATTTCAGCTTGGAGCTTTCGGGTTCGGCTCGCAATGGTGCCAGGAACATTGTGATTAAGAGGTTTGCCGATGAATTCGATGCTTCCAGTGTTACTACTAGTGGGGGTAGCAGTAATTTTGCTAGCTTTCAGGAGGACCCAATTGTAGATAAGTTGAGGACCCAATTGGGGGTTATACATCCAATGCCTTCTCCTCCTATTAATCGCAATATTTTGGGGCTTTTTGCGTTCTTTTTCTTCGTGGGAGTGGTTTTTGATAAGGTATGGACTTCCAGGAAGAAGAATAGCAACGGCAAACTGGATAAAACGGTAGCTTGGCCGCAGGTACCCACAAACCTCTCGTCCTTTCTGGAGAAGGATTTGCAGAGGAAGGAATCAGTGGAGTGGGTGAACATGGTGTTAGGGAAGCTCTGGAAGGTGTACAGGGCTGGGATTGAGAATTGGATTATTGGCTTGCTCCAGCCTGTTATAGATGATCTTAAGAAGCCTGATTATGTGGAGAAGGTTGAAATCAAACAGTTCTCTCTTGGGGAGGAGCCACTTTCTGTTAGGAGTGTTGAACGAAGAACATCTCGTCGTGCCAATGACTTGCA GTACCAAATTGGCCTCCGGTATACTGGTGGTGCACGCATGCTGTTAATGCTGTCTCTAAAGTTTGGCATTATTCCTGTTGTTGTGCCAGTGGGTGTACGGAACTTTGATATTGATGGTGAACTTTGGGTTAAATTGCGGTTAATACCCACTGAACCTTGGGTGGGAGCTGTTTCATGGGCTTTTGTTTCTCTTCCAAAGATCAAGCTTGATTTGTCTCCTTTTCGCTTGTTTAATCTAATGG CAATTCCTGTTCTCTCAAT GTTTTTGAGAAAACTTCTAACTGAGGATTTACCTCGCCTCTTTGTGCGCCCAAAGAAGATTGTTTTGGATTTTCAAAAGGTAAAGGCAGTTGGTCCTGTTACAAATGATTCCAATGAGCCAAATGAATCTAAATCTGCTGAAGTACAAGAAGGGAATAGAGACTTTGTTGGAGAACTATCTTTAACTATTGTAGATGCACAGAAGCTATCTTACATCATCTATG GTAAAACTGACCCATATGTTATTCTGAGACTTGGAGATCAAGTAATACGCAGTAAAAGAAACAGTCAAACTACTGTTATTGGACCTCCTGGTGAACCTATTTGGAATCAG GATTTTCACATGTTAGTGGCAGATCCTAGTAGACAAAAGCTTTATGTTGAAGTGAAGGATTCCCTTGGATTTGCAGATGTGACTGTTGGTAGAGGGGAG GTTAATCTTGGATCACTCAAAGATACAGTACCTATGGATGTGGTTGTGGGCCTAGGAGGTTGGGGCTTATTTAGTCCGCGGCCAGCTGGAGAAATCTTACTGCGATTGACATATAAGGCATatgttgatgatgaagatgatgagaagACTGTTGTAAGATCCTTGGATGGAGATGTATCAGATGATGAGTTGTCTGACTCTGAGCAATTGGACACCAATGTCTCTGAGCAGATCAGAGCAAAGTCGTATAGTGAATTGGATAAAGAATCGTTTATGGATGTTCTAGCCGCTTTAATTGTTAGCGAGGAGTTTCTAGGTATAGTATCATCTGAAACCGCGAATGGAAAATATGTAGATGATGTTAAAAGTGCAGTGCCAGCATCCCCGCTACGAAGTCCTCCTGCCAGACCTCCACCGCAAAGCCCTGAAAGTGGCACTGAAAGTTTTAGAG GTTCAGCATTGGTTTGGCTTGCTATAGTTACGAGTATCTCAGTCCTCATTTCTTTGAATATCGGTGGTTCGGGCTTTTTCAATCCATGA